One part of the Helicobacter cetorum MIT 99-5656 genome encodes these proteins:
- the queC gene encoding 7-cyano-7-deazaguanine synthase QueC, whose protein sequence is MKQEICVLSFSGGQDSTTLAVWATKHFKKVYLVGFDYAQKHSIELECATKIASLLQLPYEIIKLDFLESITNSALFKNSKDLIKNSHTQHKNLPSSFVPNRNAIFITLLHSYAQKLGASNLALGVSQADFSGYPDCKEDFIKSIENSLNLGSNTHITIHTPLMFLTKAQEFQMAKDLGILDLIIKETHTCYHGERKTLHAYGYGCNECPACQLRKKGYEEFQSQMIL, encoded by the coding sequence ATGAAACAAGAAATTTGCGTTTTAAGTTTTAGTGGTGGACAAGATAGCACTACCCTAGCTGTATGGGCAACAAAACACTTTAAAAAAGTCTATTTAGTAGGATTTGATTACGCTCAAAAACACTCTATAGAATTAGAATGCGCTACAAAAATCGCTTCTCTTTTACAACTTCCCTATGAAATCATCAAATTAGATTTTTTAGAAAGCATTACAAACTCCGCCCTTTTTAAAAACTCTAAGGATTTAATAAAAAATTCACACACACAGCATAAAAATTTACCCAGCTCTTTTGTGCCTAATCGTAATGCAATTTTTATCACGCTTTTACATTCTTATGCCCAAAAACTAGGAGCTAGTAACCTTGCCTTAGGGGTTTCACAAGCGGATTTTAGTGGCTACCCTGATTGTAAAGAAGATTTTATTAAAAGTATAGAAAATTCACTTAATCTAGGCTCAAATACCCATATCACTATTCATACCCCCCTAATGTTTTTGACTAAAGCACAAGAATTTCAAATGGCTAAAGATTTAGGAATCTTAGATTTAATCATTAAAGAAACGCACACTTGCTATCATGGCGAGCGAAAGACTTTGCATGCTTATGGTTATGGCTGTAATGAATGCCCTGCATGCCAATTAAGAAAAAAAGGTTATGAAGAGTTTCAGTCGCAAATGATTCTTTGA
- a CDS encoding CCA tRNA nucleotidyltransferase, whose protein sequence is MFELDKELKELFNLYEKSPYELYLVGGCVRDNLMGFIPKDYDLTTNAKPGESKEILLKHHFKVLETGIKHGTLTALKNNKSYEITTFRIEKGHIKHRKPKELIFSTSLIEDLKRRDFSMNAIAYSPTKGFIDPFKGQVAIKNQVIECVGKPELRFFEDALRILRALRFSASLGFKIEKNTQIAIFKCKDLLKYLSKERLQSELNKLLIGKNAYGVTKEFKEIFELVIEEKIKNLEFLKIAPKNLKLWSLELRLLGFFKHQQSLENLRYPKKTCILFAKAKECHKAFLSISNKTELKLLLKDYDLEPFNLALEFYTLETPKHALKIKSLFNEVLTYNEPFKKEHLALKGDTLKSLGYCHREIGEILEKCLDLVIISPKNNSLEWLIEWVKIRY, encoded by the coding sequence GTGTTTGAGTTAGACAAAGAATTAAAAGAGCTGTTTAATCTTTATGAAAAATCCCCTTATGAGCTTTATTTGGTAGGGGGGTGTGTGCGTGATAATTTAATGGGCTTTATACCTAAAGATTATGATTTAACGACAAATGCCAAGCCTGGTGAGAGTAAAGAAATCTTATTAAAACACCATTTTAAAGTGCTAGAAACCGGTATCAAGCACGGCACACTTACAGCCCTTAAAAACAATAAAAGCTATGAGATTACGACTTTTAGGATTGAAAAGGGGCATATCAAACACAGAAAGCCTAAGGAATTAATTTTTAGCACGAGTTTAATAGAAGATTTAAAACGGCGTGATTTTAGTATGAATGCCATAGCATATAGCCCTACAAAAGGGTTTATTGACCCTTTTAAAGGACAAGTTGCGATTAAAAATCAAGTGATTGAATGTGTGGGTAAGCCTGAGTTAAGGTTTTTTGAAGATGCTTTAAGGATTTTAAGGGCGTTGAGATTTAGTGCGAGCTTAGGATTTAAAATAGAGAAAAACACTCAAATAGCGATTTTTAAATGCAAAGATTTGTTAAAATACCTTTCAAAAGAACGCTTGCAAAGCGAATTAAACAAACTTCTTATAGGGAAAAATGCTTATGGAGTTACAAAAGAATTTAAAGAGATTTTTGAATTAGTGATTGAAGAGAAAATAAAAAATTTAGAGTTTTTAAAAATAGCCCCCAAAAATTTAAAATTATGGAGTTTAGAACTAAGATTATTAGGGTTTTTTAAACACCAACAAAGTTTGGAAAATTTACGCTACCCTAAGAAAACCTGCATTTTATTTGCTAAAGCTAAAGAATGCCATAAAGCCTTTTTGAGTATTAGCAATAAAACAGAGTTAAAACTCTTATTAAAGGATTATGATTTAGAGCCTTTCAATCTAGCCTTAGAATTTTATACGCTAGAAACCCCAAAACATGCTTTAAAAATCAAAAGTTTATTCAATGAAGTGCTAACATATAACGAGCCTTTTAAAAAAGAACACCTAGCCCTTAAGGGCGATACGCTTAAAAGCTTAGGTTATTGCCACAGAGAAATAGGCGAAATTTTAGAAAAATGCTTAGACCTAGTGATAATTAGCCCTAAAAATAATTCTTTGGAATGGCTTATTGAGTGGGTTAAAATTAGGTATTAA
- a CDS encoding Eco57I restriction-modification methylase domain-containing protein, translated as MVYALYNFSQLTKEQSKIYNDFLLKLSSNSTPLNQQGSENDLAHIFENELNTLLRELGFIDSSYENFRHENKNAYGRTDFQYGNTIIEYKKYNRLKNDRETDKALEQIQNYLKDERFNGFKMFGFLFDGASVYAYTKEINNEIVYKEEYSGVINAKNLDFLIKSLFNSGLISISPTNFKKDFGIVDAFNNKLLDNDEVRNLAKIFFNTLQNERKLNARTLLLFKEWEKLFRLAENDNGKHQDIKDRREVFSLIFDTLITKDNEYKAFFALHSALSIIIKLLLARFINDKVTLMHHYIDLDNLYKTDKLLEVKNFFEKLELGEFFKKIGIINLTDNDFFAWYIKEEFNTPLKNALQKLLFKVCAYENIELLENQAMLDLFKELYLNFIPKVVRHSFGEYYTPYYLAERTLMCAIKDKDNLKDKSFIDPNCGSGTFLCAFINYKHKILEQKIDFKAMTQGIVGVDINPIAVLMARANMLIYGLKHCIFDLNTKYEIPIYLADSLYVPKMIIIDNIECLDYKLYTVGLQQAFDTNFIQISLPKELVLKPNFLEIINEVEKAIIKLDKQKALEILEKQNADIKNSIALKERILQSIDNLIEFEKKQLNSIWLKIFSNYFKVAIYDKFDFIVGNPAWVQWSVLPETYRENVKENISTCGLFSNDKNVGGNNLNICALIANKSIERWLKDDGAFCFLMPKSILFNKSFEGFRNLKINTNEQIYFNEIIDFSKGGEIFEGVGLDFCAFKITKKPLKDKNIVPLLEYIRLPNQSLNANLEWDKVKESFKCNENYAVALKTELNNNFLVTKNLDRAKDLKAKLGVCEYAFRKGVNVNYLMRLEFIEISKDNPNCGVFYPYAKVNNRLKVDKTKQITLELDFIKPFITAPMLRSAGLEWANSYAIFPYLNGAKKPLEKEKLKVLAPFVYKYLDDIDEFLNKGSNFNSRVQNFKENYGILRIGSYVYANHFVCIRDNTKLAPNYISTIKTHWDTEITPLFDNHISYISERPMKNTTKKQEFSPITKKEALYILGKLLDKDNQEIILNSQDARSISSRLPIEIPLF; from the coding sequence ATGGTTTATGCACTCTATAATTTTTCACAATTAACTAAAGAGCAATCAAAAATCTACAATGATTTTTTATTGAAATTAAGCTCTAATTCAACGCCTTTAAATCAGCAAGGGAGTGAAAATGACTTAGCTCATATCTTTGAAAATGAATTAAACACCCTTTTAAGAGAGTTAGGTTTTATTGATTCAAGCTATGAAAACTTTAGGCATGAAAATAAAAATGCCTATGGTCGCACGGATTTTCAATATGGAAATACCATTATTGAATACAAGAAATATAACCGCTTAAAAAATGATAGAGAAACAGATAAAGCATTAGAACAAATTCAAAACTACCTAAAAGACGAACGATTTAATGGTTTTAAAATGTTTGGGTTTTTATTTGATGGGGCCAGTGTTTATGCCTATACCAAAGAAATAAATAATGAAATTGTCTATAAAGAAGAATATAGTGGGGTTATCAATGCTAAAAACTTAGATTTTCTCATTAAAAGTCTTTTTAATAGCGGTTTAATTAGTATTAGCCCTACAAATTTTAAAAAAGATTTTGGGATAGTTGATGCTTTTAATAACAAGCTTTTAGACAACGATGAAGTGAGAAATTTAGCTAAGATTTTTTTTAACACTTTGCAAAATGAGAGGAAGTTAAATGCTAGAACTTTGCTTTTATTTAAGGAGTGGGAAAAGTTATTCAGATTAGCTGAAAATGATAATGGAAAGCATCAAGATATAAAAGATAGGCGAGAAGTTTTTTCTTTAATCTTTGATACCCTAATTACCAAAGACAATGAATACAAAGCGTTTTTTGCTTTGCATTCTGCACTAAGCATTATCATTAAACTTCTTTTAGCGCGTTTTATCAATGACAAAGTTACTCTAATGCATCATTATATTGATTTAGATAATCTCTATAAAACAGATAAATTATTAGAAGTAAAAAACTTTTTTGAAAAGTTAGAATTAGGGGAATTTTTTAAAAAAATTGGCATTATCAATCTAACCGATAATGATTTTTTTGCATGGTATATCAAAGAAGAGTTTAACACTCCTTTAAAAAATGCCCTACAAAAACTACTCTTTAAAGTTTGCGCTTATGAGAATATAGAATTATTAGAAAATCAAGCTATGCTAGATTTGTTTAAAGAACTCTACCTTAATTTTATTCCTAAAGTAGTTAGGCATAGTTTTGGGGAGTATTATACGCCTTATTATTTGGCTGAACGCACTCTAATGTGTGCCATTAAGGATAAAGATAATTTAAAAGACAAAAGCTTTATTGACCCTAATTGTGGGAGCGGGACTTTTTTATGTGCTTTTATCAATTATAAACACAAGATTTTAGAACAAAAAATAGATTTTAAGGCTATGACACAAGGCATTGTAGGGGTTGATATTAACCCTATAGCTGTTTTAATGGCTAGAGCTAACATGCTGATTTATGGCTTAAAACATTGTATATTTGACTTAAACACCAAGTATGAAATTCCTATTTATCTAGCTGATAGCTTGTATGTCCCTAAGATGATAATAATTGATAATATAGAATGCTTAGACTATAAGCTTTACACAGTGGGGCTTCAACAAGCTTTTGATACAAATTTTATACAAATTAGCCTACCTAAAGAGCTTGTCTTAAAACCTAATTTTTTAGAAATAATTAATGAAGTAGAAAAAGCGATTATTAAATTAGACAAACAAAAGGCTTTAGAGATTTTAGAAAAACAGAATGCTGATATTAAAAATAGCATTGCCTTAAAAGAGAGAATTTTACAAAGCATTGATAATTTAATAGAATTTGAAAAAAAGCAACTCAACTCTATATGGCTTAAGATTTTTTCTAATTATTTTAAAGTCGCCATCTATGACAAATTTGATTTTATAGTGGGCAATCCTGCATGGGTGCAATGGAGTGTTCTACCTGAGACCTATAGAGAAAATGTTAAAGAAAATATAAGCACTTGTGGACTTTTTTCTAATGATAAAAATGTAGGGGGAAATAATCTTAATATCTGTGCTTTAATTGCTAATAAAAGCATAGAAAGATGGCTTAAAGATGATGGGGCATTTTGTTTTCTAATGCCTAAATCTATTTTATTTAACAAATCTTTTGAGGGCTTTAGGAATTTAAAAATCAACACTAATGAACAAATTTACTTTAATGAGATTATAGATTTTTCTAAAGGGGGCGAGATATTTGAGGGCGTAGGGTTAGATTTTTGTGCGTTTAAAATCACTAAAAAGCCTTTAAAAGATAAAAATATAGTGCCGCTATTAGAATATATTCGCTTGCCTAATCAAAGTCTTAATGCTAATTTAGAGTGGGATAAAGTCAAAGAAAGTTTTAAATGTAATGAAAATTATGCTGTAGCTTTAAAAACAGAACTCAACAACAATTTCTTAGTAACTAAGAATTTAGATAGGGCTAAAGACTTAAAAGCCAAGTTAGGCGTGTGTGAATATGCCTTTAGAAAAGGCGTGAATGTCAATTATCTTATGCGTTTAGAATTTATAGAAATTTCTAAAGATAACCCAAATTGTGGGGTGTTTTACCCTTATGCTAAAGTCAATAATCGTTTAAAGGTAGATAAAACCAAACAAATTACTTTAGAATTAGATTTTATCAAGCCCTTTATCACAGCTCCTATGCTTAGAAGTGCAGGATTAGAATGGGCTAATTCTTATGCCATTTTTCCTTATCTTAATGGGGCTAAAAAACCATTAGAAAAAGAAAAACTTAAAGTTCTAGCTCCTTTTGTTTATAAATATTTAGATGATATAGATGAGTTTCTTAATAAGGGGAGTAACTTTAATTCAAGAGTGCAAAATTTTAAAGAAAATTATGGGATTTTACGCATAGGTTCTTATGTGTATGCTAATCATTTTGTGTGTATTAGAGACAATACCAAACTGGCTCCAAATTACATTAGCACCATAAAAACGCACTGGGATACAGAGATAACGCCCTTATTTGACAATCATATCAGTTACATTAGCGAACGCCCCATGAAAAACACAACTAAAAAGCAAGAATTTAGCCCCATCACTAAAAAGGAAGCCCTTTACATATTAGGGAAGTTATTAGACAAAGATAACCAAGAAATCATCTTAAATAGTCAAGATGCTCGCAGCATTTCTTCAAGATTACCCATTGAAATTCCTTTGTTTTAA